A region from the Spea bombifrons isolate aSpeBom1 chromosome 7, aSpeBom1.2.pri, whole genome shotgun sequence genome encodes:
- the LOC128502212 gene encoding olfactory receptor 1019-like produces the protein MIWQNVTSTKEFVLLGLSSDPQTQVAIFVIFLLFYFITLTGNCLIIFVTITRRNLQTPMYFFLTNLSFLDIFYSSTNIPRALKDLMSMTKIITFGECALQMYTALSLAITECFLLAVMAYDRYIAVCYPLHYTTIVNGSVCIKAAVFTWVCGFLLSTIQTATTLNVPLCGHYLINHFFCEGPGFLSLGCADTFVNEVVTFILCVLILMIPFSFIFLSYTRIILIIVKMTSSVGRKKTFSTCASHITGVTLYFGTCIAMYMKPRSLFSPDRDKIIAIFYVVITPMLNPLIYTLRNKEIKSALKNQQAPPLNNSSQSEPQDRRGAQQSRQLHQLWEKMQPPHPTPPEPLHLSHQKTPTAPPSVSDDSPDEPEADKKPSRYPFSPSVRHDQLPEPS, from the exons ATGATTTGGCAAAACGTCACGTCCACAAAGGAATTTGTCCTTTTAGGGTTGTCTAGTGACCCCCAGACCCAAGTTGCAATTTTTGTCATCTTTCTGCTATTCTATTTCATAACACTGACTGGAAATTGCCTCATCATCTTTGTTACAATTACTAGACGAAACCTTCAAactccaatgtatttttttctcactaATCTCTCTTTTCTGGACATCTTTTATTCATCTACTAACATCCCTAGGGCACTGAAAGATCTGATGTCGATGACAAAGATAATAACATTTGGGGAATGCGCTTTACAAATGTACACTGCTCTTTCTCTGGCCATAACAGAATGTTTTCTGCTAGCGGTAATGGCTTATGATCGCTACATAGCTGTATGTTATCCGTTGCATTACACTACAATTGTGAATGGCTCTGTTTGTATAAAGGCAGCAGTATTTACCTGGGTATGTGGATTCCTTTTGTCGACGATACAAACAGCAACGACTTTGAATGTGCCTCTATGCGGACATTATTTAATTAACCATTTCTTCTGTGAAGGGCCGGGTTTTTTGTCACTTGGGTGTGCTGATACATTTGTCAATGAGGTTGTGACATTCATACTTTGTGTGTTGATTCTAATGATAccattctcttttatttttctgtcttaTACCAGAATCATCCTTATAATCGTTAAAATGACTTCCTCTGTTGgtaggaaaaaaacattctccACCTGTGCATCTCATATAACTggtgtgacattatattttggAACATGCATTGCAATGTATATGAAGCCTAGATCACTATTTTCACCAGACAGAGATAaaattattgctattttttatgttgtaatTACACCCATGCTGAATCCATTAATCTATACGCTCCGGAATAAAGAGATTAAATCCGCTTTAAagaat CAACAGGCACCACCCCTAAATAATTCCTCCCAAAGTGAACCACAAGACCGACGGGGAGCCCAACAATCTAGACAACTGCACCAGCTCTGGGAGAAGATGCAACCACCGCATCCCACGCCTCCCGAACCACTGCACCTCAGCCACCAGAAAACCCCAACCGCTCCCCCTTCGG TAAGTGATGACAGCCCGGATGAACCAGAAGCAGACAAAAAGCCGTCTCGATATCCCTTTTCTCCATCAGTGCGCCACGACCAGCTGCCCGAACCATCCTAA
- the LOC128502213 gene encoding putative olfactory receptor 2B8 — protein sequence MAWGNGTVATEFILLGLSSDPTMQIILFVVFLVVYMMILLGNSLIIMVTATDSSLHTPMYFFITNLSILDICYSTTGAPRMLKDSLSVKKTISYAECVAQMYIGLSLGENECMLLAVMAYDRYIAICHPLHYTVIISKSVFIKAAAGTWICGFLLSIPDIVLICSVGFCGPNKINHAVCEVPEVLALGCGNTAIVEFVIFAIGVIVLMIPITFIILSYVRIILAILKITSSAGRLKVFSTCGSHILVVTLFYGSAMAAYLKPKSKSSANVDKILSVFYGTVTSMLNPLIYTLRNEQVKTALKKMKIRKLLSIHL from the coding sequence ATGGCTTGGGGAAATGGCACTGTGGCCACAGAATTCATCCTGCTTGGTCTCAGCAGTGATCCAACTATGCAAATAATcctttttgttgtctttttggTTGTCTACATGATGATCTTACTTGGAAACTCACTAATTATTATGGTGACAGCAACAGATAGCAGTCTTCATAcaccaatgtattttttcatcACCAACCTCTCCATTTTAGATATCTGTTATTCGACAACTGGTGCCCCTAGGATGCTAAAAGACAGTCTTTCAGTAaagaaaaccatttcatatgcAGAATGTGTAGCACAAATGTACATTGGGCTTTCACTAGGAGAAAATGAATGTATGCTGCTTGCCGTAATGGCCTATGATCGTTATATAGCTATATGTCATCCTTTACATTACACAGTAATCATTAGCAAGTCTGTTTTTATTAAGGCAGCTGCTGGTACGTGGATCTGTGGGTTTCTGTTATCCATTCCCGATATTGTACTTATTTGTAGTGTAGGTTTTTGCGGCCCTAACAAGATTAATCATGCTGTATGTGAAGTACCAGAAGTCCTAGCACTGGGTTGTGGAAATACAGCCATTGTTGAATTTGTGATATTTGCAATTGGTGTAATTGTATTAATGATACCaatcacttttattattttatcttacGTTAGAATTATCCttgcaattttaaaaataacttctTCTGCTGGACGattaaaagtattttccactTGTGGATCTCACATCTTGGTTGTAACACTTTTTTATGGGTCGGCTATGGCTGCATATTTGAAACCTAAATCAAAGTCTTCAGCTAATGTTGATAAAATCCTTTCTGTTTTTTATGGGACTGTAACTTCTATGTTGAATCCTTTGATCTATACACTTAGGAATGAGCAAGTCAAaaccgctttaaaaaaaatgaaaattagaaAACTATTATCCATACATTTGTGA
- the LOC128502215 gene encoding olfactory receptor 5V1-like, protein MVSITDSSLQTPMYFFITNLSFLDICYSTTAVPRMLKDNLSVKKTISYAECVAQIYVGLFLGQSECILLAVMAYDRYIAICYPLHYTVIISRSVCIKAAACTWICGILLSTSLVVPTCNVGFCSPNEINHFVCEVPEVLALGCGNTAIVEFVIFAVGVIVLMIPITFIILSYIRIILAILKITSFVGRLKVFSTCGSHILVVTLFYGSAIATYMKPRSKSSTNVDKILAVFYGIVTPLFNPLIYTLRNEEVKTALKKIRIGKILSIHLRYRKIGFR, encoded by the coding sequence ATGGTGTCGATAACAGATAGCAGTCTTCAGAcaccaatgtattttttcatcACCAACCTCTCATTTTTAGACATCTGTTATTCAACAACCGCTGTCCCTAGGATGCTAAAAGACAATTTATCAGTAaagaaaaccatttcatatgcAGAATGTGTAGCACAAATTTATGTCGGGCTTTTTCTAGGACAAAGTGAATGCATTCTGCTTGCTGTAATGGCCTATGATCGTTATATAGCTATATGTTATCCTTTACATTACACAGTGATCATTAGCAGGTCTGTTTGTATTAAAGCAGCTGCTTGTACGTGGATATGTGGGATTCTGTTATCCACTTCCCTTGTAGTGCCTACTTGTAATGTAGGTTTTTGTAGCCCTAATGAGATTAATCATTTTGTATGTGAGGTACCAGAAGTCCTAGCACTGGGTTGTGGAAATACAGCCATTGTTGAATTTGTGATATTTGCAGTTGGTGTTATTGTATTAATGATACCaatcacttttattattttatcttacaTTAGAATTATCCTTGCAATCTTAAAAATAACGTCCTTTGTTGGACGATTAAAGGTATTTTCCACTTGTGGATCTCACATCTTGGTTGTAACACTTTTTTATGGTTCTGCCATAGCTACGTATATGAAACCAAGGTCCAAGTCTTCAACTAATGTTGATAAAATACTTGCTGTGTTTTATGGGATTGTAACACCATTGTTTAATCCTTTGATCTATACACTCAGGAATGAAGAAGTCAAAACTGCcttgaaaaaaattagaattgGAAAAATATTGTCCATACATTTGCGATATAGAAAAATAGGTTTTCGATGA
- the LOC128502216 gene encoding putative olfactory receptor 2B8, whose protein sequence is MAWENATVFTEFILLGLSSNQKTQMILFCIFLICYLIILIGNSVIIIVTLAENSLQTPMYFFLTNLSFLDICYSSSVVPRMLKDMLSAQKKISYAECVAQMYLSLSLGETECILLAIMAYDRYVAICYPLHYTSIMNKSVCIKMSVATWMCGFQLSILHVVLTWDTSLCGPNVINHFMCEVPEILALSCRSVALNEFVIFVIGVIVLMIPITIIIMSYVNIIFAILKITLSTKQIKAFSTCGSHVVVVTLFYGSAMATYMKPRSQSTPCTDKMFAIFYTIATPMLNPLIYTLRNKEVKKAVKVRIQNIFLTT, encoded by the coding sequence ATGGCTTGGGAAAATGCTACTGTTTTCACTGAATTTATCCTGCTTGGACTCTCCAGTaaccaaaaaacacaaatgatcCTCTTTTGCATCTTCTTGATTTGCTATCTAATTATTTTGATTGGAAATTCTGTCATTATTATAGTAACGCTAGCAGAAAATAGTCTTCAgactccaatgtattttttcctcACCAATCTTTCTTTCCTTGATATCTGCTATTCTTCATCAGTTGTGCCTAGGATGCTGAAGGATATGTTGTCAGCACAAAAAAAGATCTCATATGCAGAATGTGTGGCACAAATGTATCTATCACTTTCTTTGGGGGAAACAGAATGTATCCTGCTTGCTATAATGGCTTATGATAGATATGTAGCTATATGTTATCCATTGCATTACACTTCAATAATGAACAAATCAGTTTGTATAAAGATGTCCGTTGCTACCTGGATGTGTGGGTTTCAACTGTCTATTTTACATGTTGTACTTACATGGGACACCAGCCTTTGCGGACCAAACGTTATCAACCATTTTATGTGTGAGGTCCCGGAAATCCTAGCATTGAGTTGTCGAAGTGTTGCACTAAATGAATTTGTGATATTTGTTATTGGCGTAATTGTATTAATGATACCaatcactattattatcatgTCTTACGTGAACATAATCTTCGCCATTTTAAAAATCACCTTATCTACCAAACAGATAAAAGCCTTCTCTACTTGTGGGTCTCATGTGGTGGTCGTCACATTATTCTATGGCTCAGCTATGGCTACATATATGAAACCCAGGTCCCAATCCACACCATGTACTGACAAAATGTTTGCTATTTTTTATACAATTGCTACTCCAATGCTTAATCCTTTAATCTATACACTAAGGAACAAGGAAGTTAAAAAAGCTGTGAAGGTCAGAATTCAGAATATTTTTCTAACTACATAA
- the LOC128502217 gene encoding olfactory receptor 2D2-like produces the protein MFWRNNSVVTEFILLGITTQPKTQVIIFGVVLIVYFIILFANSLIIFLTITNASLHKPMYFFLTNLSFLDICYSSSTVPRMLKDLMSAKKTISFTECTIQMYISFSLGEIECILLAIMAYDRYIAICYPLHYSTIINWSTCIKMAAGVWICGFLLSIFHVALTLNGVLCENNEINHFVCEIPEILSLQCENLFLIELTIFLVGAIILMTPVTLIGVSYAKIILTILKMTSSAGQRKAFSTCGSHMIVVIIYYGSCMASYMKPRSHSSPGTDKMIAIFYLIVTPMLNPLIYSLRNKDIKVAMKNLRVSKKP, from the coding sequence ATGTTCTGGAGAAATAACAGTGTTGTGACAGAATTTATACTTCTTGGAATAACCACTCAGCCCAAAACACAAGTTATAATTTTCGGAGTTGtgcttattgtttattttatcatattgtTTGCAAACTCTCTcatcatttttttaaccataacaAATGCCAGTCTACATAAacccatgtatttttttctcaccaACCTCTCTTTTCTGGACATATGTTATTCATCATCAACTGTCCCTAGAATGCTGAAAGATTTGATGTCAGCCAAGAAAACTATTTCGTTTACAGAATGTACAATTcaaatgtacatttcattttctttaggTGAAATTGAATGTATATTGCTTGCTATAATGGCTTATGATCGCTATATAGCTATATGCTATCCATTACACTATTCTACTATTATTAACTGGTCTACTTGTATCAAGATGGCCGCTGGAGTATGGATATGTGGATTTCTTCTCTCAATTTTCCATGTGGCACTTACGCTAAATGGAGTTCTCTgtgaaaacaatgaaataaatcattttgtgtGTGAGATTCCGGAAATACTTTCCCTTCAATGTGAAAATTTATTTTTGATTGAATTAACTATATTTCTTGTTGGAGCAATAATTCTAATGACTCCAGTAACTTTAATTGGTGTATCTTATGCCAAAATTATTCTAACAATCTTGAAAATGACATCGTCTGCAGGACAACGTAAAGCCTTTTCCACTTGTGGATCTCACATGATAGTTGTGATAATATATTATGGATCATGTATGGCTTCTTACATGAAACCAAGATCTCACTCTTCACCGGGAACGGACAAAATGATAGctatcttttatttaattgtaacaCCAATGTTGAATCCATTGATTTATTCACTTAGAAATAAGGATATTAAGGTAGCCATGAAGAATTTAAGAGTTTcaaaaaaaccataa